One genomic region from Evansella sp. LMS18 encodes:
- a CDS encoding DUF420 domain-containing protein — MKKLWNTILNNSGKTVIILAIVINLLVVALSFIPPYEGDLPAWVRQLPLLNASLNSLTFVFLLLALIAIKKRNVDRHQKFIYAAFTTTFFFLLSYVTYHFLAESTAFGGTGFIAGFYYFILITHIILAAVIVPLALMSFFTGYKREEARHRKWVRWTMPLWLYVSFTGVLVYILISPYYS; from the coding sequence ATGAAAAAGCTATGGAATACAATCTTAAACAATTCTGGTAAGACAGTTATTATTCTTGCCATAGTTATTAACCTGCTTGTGGTGGCCCTTTCATTCATCCCTCCATATGAGGGAGACCTTCCTGCGTGGGTTAGGCAGCTGCCATTGCTGAATGCTTCACTGAACAGTTTAACATTTGTTTTTCTGCTGCTCGCCCTGATTGCTATTAAGAAAAGGAATGTTGACAGGCACCAGAAATTTATTTATGCAGCATTCACTACTACCTTTTTCTTTCTGCTGTCATACGTAACTTACCACTTCCTTGCTGAATCCACTGCTTTTGGCGGGACTGGTTTTATTGCAGGTTTTTATTACTTTATTCTTATCACTCATATTATTCTGGCAGCAGTCATCGTTCCTCTTGCGCTCATGAGCTTTTTCACGGGTTATAAGCGGGAAGAGGCACGCCACAGAAAATGGGTTCGCTGGACAATGCCGCTCTGGCTGTACGTCAGCTTTACAGGGGTATTAGTATATATTCTTATTTCTCCCTACTACAGTTGA
- a CDS encoding S8 family peptidase, with protein sequence MDHFRRLAFSFSAVLLLVLVIWFMSDHQENSTGEEDNPEFKASMDELAAEDMSLTINMFMSQLERDLLRWSSGNIPLEEQQEQLKEEIDEHPHIYGMKLSKNGVNIAEAGEKPDKSFGELTNEKSNGLRLSRPYVKEGTKRMLMGAGEEAEYWMAEVNLTFIEDFVKDTAALADSDGQFFVGNEEMDLSFSEEEAELPYTKKQIEDIGWQIYVQSGEEEPDEPHSKEGEVIANLLPEIEAEEWAEEKGAVVIGQLDSKVIIRAPGRTTEQLLEDLAGDPAVTWLEPNYMYSRQERSEKRGGRARKSVSGNDTGTSSPDDEFYKPYQWNLEQIGADKAWPFSTGDEGVPIAVIDSGADPEHPDLRGRISGGYNAFENNGDYHDEHGHGTHVAGIAGAVTNNSDGIAGLSWNNPLLPVKALDHNAEGSSLSIARGIVWAADNGAKVINLSLGDSHDSELMHDAIRYAYDKDVVLIAASGNDNVHIPMYPAAYEEVLAVAAVTPHRERAFFSNYGDHIDVSAPGEHIPGTYPGSQYVVMSGTSMASPHVAGMAGLIRSVNPDLSNEEVYDIIRSSSDDAGDKGYDPYYGYGIINAERALKKAEEADNS encoded by the coding sequence ATGGATCATTTCAGAAGATTAGCTTTTTCCTTCAGTGCAGTATTGCTTTTGGTTCTGGTTATCTGGTTTATGTCTGATCATCAGGAAAATAGTACGGGTGAGGAAGATAACCCGGAATTTAAAGCTTCGATGGATGAGTTGGCAGCCGAAGACATGAGCCTGACTATAAATATGTTTATGTCGCAGCTGGAAAGGGACCTGTTAAGATGGAGTTCCGGAAATATACCGCTGGAAGAGCAGCAGGAACAGCTAAAGGAAGAAATTGATGAACATCCCCATATATACGGAATGAAATTGTCAAAAAACGGTGTGAACATAGCTGAAGCTGGAGAGAAACCGGATAAGAGCTTTGGTGAACTGACGAATGAAAAATCGAATGGATTACGTCTATCCAGACCCTATGTAAAAGAAGGCACTAAAAGAATGCTTATGGGTGCCGGTGAAGAGGCAGAGTACTGGATGGCTGAAGTAAATCTGACATTCATTGAGGATTTCGTAAAAGACACAGCAGCTCTGGCTGACAGCGACGGACAATTTTTTGTCGGAAATGAAGAAATGGATCTCTCTTTTTCAGAAGAAGAAGCAGAACTTCCTTATACAAAGAAGCAAATAGAGGATATTGGCTGGCAGATATATGTCCAGAGCGGGGAAGAAGAGCCGGATGAGCCACATTCCAAAGAAGGGGAGGTTATTGCAAATCTCCTGCCGGAAATTGAGGCCGAAGAATGGGCAGAGGAAAAAGGTGCTGTAGTGATTGGTCAATTAGACAGTAAGGTAATTATACGGGCACCTGGACGGACGACGGAACAATTGCTGGAGGATCTGGCCGGGGATCCGGCTGTCACATGGCTGGAACCTAATTATATGTATTCAAGACAGGAGAGGAGTGAAAAGAGGGGGGGACGGGCGAGAAAAAGCGTGTCGGGAAATGACACTGGCACATCATCGCCTGATGATGAATTTTATAAGCCATACCAGTGGAATCTGGAGCAGATAGGCGCAGATAAAGCATGGCCATTTTCTACAGGAGACGAGGGCGTTCCAATAGCGGTAATAGACAGCGGGGCAGACCCGGAGCACCCGGATCTTAGAGGAAGAATATCCGGGGGGTACAATGCATTTGAAAACAATGGAGATTACCACGATGAACACGGCCATGGCACTCATGTAGCAGGAATAGCCGGAGCTGTAACTAATAACAGTGACGGGATTGCCGGTTTATCCTGGAATAATCCGCTCCTTCCCGTAAAAGCGCTTGATCATAACGCGGAAGGCAGTTCCCTCTCTATCGCCAGAGGAATTGTCTGGGCCGCCGATAACGGTGCTAAAGTAATAAATTTAAGTTTAGGGGACAGCCATGATTCTGAATTGATGCACGATGCAATCCGTTATGCCTATGATAAAGACGTTGTTCTGATTGCTGCCTCAGGGAATGACAATGTCCATATACCGATGTACCCGGCAGCTTATGAAGAGGTATTGGCGGTAGCGGCGGTAACGCCTCACCGGGAAAGAGCATTCTTTTCAAACTATGGTGATCATATTGATGTGAGCGCTCCAGGCGAACATATTCCCGGGACTTATCCAGGCAGCCAGTATGTAGTTATGAGCGGAACATCTATGGCTTCTCCCCATGTTGCAGGAATGGCAGGCTTAATCCGTTCCGTAAACCCGGATCTGTCCAATGAAGAAGTATATGATATAATACGCAGCTCATCGGATGATGCAGGAGACAAGGGATATGACCCTTACTATGGCTATGGGATTATTAATGCAGAGAGAGCTTTGAAAAAAGCGGAGGAAGCTGATAATAGCTGA
- a CDS encoding aspartyl-phosphate phosphatase Spo0E family protein, with product MSIKTEIEQKRKELLNIAKTSGLSSEATLLCSEELDQLITAYQLEKAKTNG from the coding sequence ATGAGTATAAAAACCGAAATAGAGCAGAAACGTAAGGAATTGCTTAATATTGCTAAAACCAGCGGGTTATCATCAGAAGCAACCCTTCTTTGTTCGGAAGAACTGGATCAGCTGATAACAGCATACCAGCTGGAAAAAGCAAAAACTAATGGCTGA
- a CDS encoding PucR family transcriptional regulator produces the protein MLTIYEAMNLPALKGTKLIAGKEGRDNPIHWVTTIEIIEDISRFNEGEFIVTTGYGLNDNPVYIDRITELIKSGRLSGLAFHTGFYLQSIPESLRDAADEHHLPLIEIPKSINFSTITKAIVEEIGNEQMRLLQDSLKIHKEMTKLALNNKGLDEVLKRISNLTNSTFLVFNDIGELQAVENIHQEFISVTAGYITVAEKKYSEASFFEMINTHTPGEPIKIVNFYCFSTPVSAESFTYGYLVALQHKPFWSDMDSIIMDHVSTLVGIELVKQYAVEETRVRLKGELAEEILLKDKLNKEAAIKRGTKLGYDLSKPHAVLYFRIHVKEDERYRINEDLSSHLHYVAAQTLQHSGRQYIILPKAEELYALVQVDYYDKINEKEVLKNISGKIQDRWSVNFRQQLTTGIGNSYRQLNEVSQSAKEAEYAVRYAPLFLNGPTVVHFDELGFYQMLIRMQEAGISLKVFYETYLGKLLGNKQHRTDLILTLEVYLAHNCNIQQAASSLYIHRHTLKYRLSQIEKYTGLSLQSPDDRFNLHLAILAYKFAGMQSSD, from the coding sequence ATGCTGACAATCTACGAAGCAATGAATCTTCCTGCGTTAAAGGGGACAAAATTGATCGCTGGAAAAGAAGGAAGGGACAATCCGATTCACTGGGTAACAACCATTGAGATTATAGAAGATATTTCCCGTTTTAACGAGGGGGAATTTATCGTCACGACTGGCTACGGACTGAATGATAATCCAGTGTATATTGACAGAATAACCGAGCTCATTAAGTCCGGAAGGCTCTCAGGGCTCGCTTTCCATACAGGATTTTATCTACAGTCCATTCCAGAATCTCTGAGAGACGCGGCTGACGAGCATCATCTTCCTTTAATAGAAATCCCGAAGTCCATCAATTTTTCCACAATAACCAAAGCTATTGTAGAAGAAATCGGCAACGAACAAATGCGCCTGCTTCAGGATTCATTGAAGATACATAAAGAAATGACCAAACTGGCATTGAACAATAAAGGTCTGGATGAAGTGCTTAAGAGGATAAGTAATCTTACAAATTCCACTTTTCTCGTATTCAATGATATTGGCGAGCTACAGGCTGTTGAAAATATACATCAGGAGTTTATTTCAGTTACCGCTGGATACATTACCGTTGCAGAAAAAAAGTATTCTGAGGCTTCATTCTTTGAAATGATAAATACCCACACGCCGGGAGAACCAATAAAGATCGTAAACTTTTATTGTTTCAGTACTCCAGTTTCCGCTGAGTCCTTTACTTATGGATACCTTGTTGCCCTGCAGCATAAACCTTTCTGGTCTGATATGGACAGTATTATTATGGATCACGTATCCACTCTGGTGGGAATCGAATTAGTAAAACAATATGCTGTGGAAGAAACGAGGGTGCGGCTCAAAGGGGAGCTGGCGGAAGAAATTCTGCTTAAAGATAAACTTAATAAGGAGGCAGCCATTAAACGGGGGACAAAACTAGGTTACGACCTTTCAAAACCCCACGCTGTTTTATATTTCAGGATTCATGTTAAAGAGGATGAGCGGTATCGCATTAATGAAGATTTAAGCAGCCATCTGCATTATGTGGCTGCCCAGACTCTCCAGCATTCCGGCAGGCAGTATATTATATTGCCAAAAGCGGAAGAACTGTATGCCCTTGTCCAGGTGGATTATTATGACAAAATAAATGAAAAAGAGGTTTTGAAAAATATTTCTGGAAAAATCCAGGACAGATGGTCGGTAAATTTCAGACAGCAGTTAACAACCGGTATCGGAAACAGCTACCGTCAGCTGAATGAAGTATCCCAAAGTGCGAAAGAGGCTGAATACGCAGTCCGGTATGCCCCATTGTTCCTGAACGGCCCTACCGTTGTGCATTTTGATGAGCTTGGATTTTATCAGATGCTTATCAGGATGCAGGAAGCGGGTATTTCACTAAAAGTGTTTTATGAAACCTATTTAGGGAAACTGCTCGGGAATAAACAGCACAGAACGGATTTAATACTTACCCTGGAAGTTTATCTTGCCCATAACTGCAATATTCAGCAAGCTGCTTCCAGCCTTTATATACACAGGCATACTTTAAAGTACCGGCTGTCCCAAATTGAGAAGTATACAGGGCTAAGTTTACAGTCACCTGATGACCGCTTCAATCTTCATCTCGCGATACTTGCTTATAAATTCGCCGGTATGCAGTCTTCAGACTAA
- a CDS encoding aspartate aminotransferase family protein, which produces MKDSFLIKPALDEEYPQAEYGKGIYLYDSAGKEYIDGSSGAVTSSIGHGVPEIAAVMKEQAEKVSFVYRSQFTSEPAEKLAEKLKEWAPGDLNWSFFVNSGSEATETALKVALQYWQEKGKPRKTKILSRWMSYHGITLGSLSMSGHVERRARFEPLLEEFPSVEPPYCFRCPFNSTYPECQLMCAKDLDKAIRRTGAENIAAFIAEPVIGASGAAIVPPEGYYEEVREICDHHSILFIADEVMTGIGRCGAKFAIDHWNVVPDIIAAGKGMSAGYTPLAATIISDKVMDPIFNGSKLIMSGHTYSANPQSAAVGLAVLEYIEKHNLIKEAEVKGDYLLEKLQELRQKYPVIGHVRGKGLLTGVEFVSNIFNKLPFSKELNITKAVTSACRDKGLLVYPASAGGVDMKGDAVILAPPLIVKKEEIDKIITIFESVIKELQEELQVKGFFHSAG; this is translated from the coding sequence ATGAAGGACAGCTTCTTGATAAAGCCTGCCCTTGATGAGGAATATCCCCAGGCGGAGTATGGGAAAGGAATTTACTTGTATGATTCTGCCGGAAAGGAATATATAGACGGTTCATCAGGAGCAGTAACATCGAGCATAGGACATGGTGTCCCGGAAATAGCTGCAGTAATGAAGGAACAGGCTGAAAAAGTTTCTTTTGTTTACCGCTCCCAGTTTACGAGTGAACCTGCGGAGAAACTTGCTGAAAAGCTGAAGGAGTGGGCGCCAGGCGATCTGAACTGGTCTTTTTTTGTAAACAGCGGTTCAGAAGCAACGGAAACTGCCTTGAAAGTCGCCCTGCAATACTGGCAGGAAAAAGGGAAGCCAAGAAAGACTAAAATCTTGTCCAGGTGGATGAGCTATCATGGGATTACCCTGGGATCCCTGTCGATGTCAGGGCATGTGGAGAGAAGAGCAAGATTCGAGCCTCTGCTCGAAGAGTTCCCCAGTGTGGAGCCGCCATATTGCTTCCGCTGCCCATTCAACAGCACTTATCCAGAATGCCAGCTAATGTGCGCAAAAGATCTTGATAAGGCAATAAGAAGAACCGGAGCTGAAAATATAGCGGCATTCATTGCGGAACCTGTGATTGGGGCTTCAGGAGCTGCTATTGTACCTCCTGAAGGATATTATGAAGAGGTTCGGGAAATTTGCGACCATCACAGCATATTATTTATAGCGGATGAGGTAATGACTGGTATCGGCCGCTGCGGCGCAAAATTCGCTATAGATCACTGGAATGTAGTGCCTGACATTATTGCTGCCGGCAAAGGCATGAGTGCAGGTTATACCCCCCTTGCAGCTACCATTATAAGCGACAAAGTTATGGATCCAATCTTCAACGGTTCGAAACTTATTATGAGCGGTCACACGTACAGTGCGAATCCCCAGTCAGCAGCTGTCGGGCTGGCGGTTCTTGAATATATTGAAAAACATAATTTAATAAAAGAAGCAGAGGTGAAAGGTGATTATCTGCTTGAAAAACTGCAGGAGCTCAGGCAGAAGTATCCTGTCATTGGCCATGTAAGAGGTAAGGGTCTGTTAACTGGAGTGGAATTCGTTTCGAATATATTTAATAAACTGCCATTTTCAAAGGAATTAAACATTACGAAAGCGGTGACTTCTGCCTGCCGGGACAAGGGCCTGCTCGTTTACCCAGCATCAGCCGGTGGTGTTGATATGAAGGGGGACGCAGTTATTCTTGCACCGCCGCTTATTGTAAAAAAAGAAGAAATAGATAAGATAATCACTATTTTTGAAAGCGTTATCAAAGAATTGCAGGAAGAACTTCAAGTAAAGGGTTTTTTTCATTCAGCAGGTTAG
- a CDS encoding CoA transferase subunit A codes for MKVNAEKKNKVIEGAKAAEFIKDRMTVMIGGFGGVGNPPSLIRELMDSGVGEITLICNDAGFPHIGVGQLVTAKRIKKLIASHIGSNPNAGKQMTDGELEIIFSPQGTLAERIRAGGAGLGGILTDIGAENPIVEAGKKKIELDGKEYLVEPALTAEVSLVYAKKADTLGNLVYDTSARNTNPLVAMAGDITIAEAEEIVEPGELDPEEIVTPGAFVDYIVQSEGVNWTWAWEKK; via the coding sequence ATGAAAGTGAATGCAGAGAAAAAGAATAAAGTGATTGAAGGAGCAAAGGCCGCTGAATTTATTAAAGACCGGATGACCGTGATGATTGGTGGTTTTGGCGGGGTAGGCAACCCCCCTTCGTTAATCAGGGAATTGATGGATAGCGGAGTGGGGGAGATTACACTCATATGTAATGATGCTGGTTTCCCCCATATTGGTGTCGGCCAGCTCGTAACAGCAAAACGTATCAAAAAATTGATTGCAAGCCATATTGGCTCTAATCCAAATGCAGGAAAACAAATGACTGACGGAGAACTGGAAATCATCTTCTCTCCGCAAGGCACGCTCGCAGAACGCATTCGGGCTGGGGGGGCAGGGCTTGGCGGAATCCTTACCGATATTGGGGCAGAAAACCCGATTGTAGAAGCAGGAAAGAAAAAGATCGAATTAGATGGAAAAGAGTATCTGGTGGAACCGGCCCTTACTGCAGAAGTTTCACTTGTATACGCTAAAAAAGCAGATACGCTTGGAAACCTGGTTTATGATACGAGTGCGAGAAACACAAATCCACTTGTGGCAATGGCTGGAGACATAACAATCGCAGAGGCAGAGGAAATTGTGGAGCCTGGGGAACTTGATCCGGAAGAGATTGTCACCCCGGGAGCATTTGTCGACTATATCGTCCAGAGCGAAGGAGTGAATTGGACATGGGCATGGGAAAAGAAATAA
- a CDS encoding 3-oxoacid CoA-transferase subunit B, which produces MGMGKEIRNAIARRAAKEIEQGMIVNLGIGIPTLVADYVNDSSVMFHAENGILGTGPSPAEGEENPNLCNAGGFPITVVNGASYFDSATAFALIRKGLLDITILGALEVSEKGDLANWIVPGKRVPGMGGAIELAQKAKKVIILMNHTDKYGNPKIVKECSLPLTSEKCVNMIITEMAVFTVDEKGLILREVFEPFTAEEVKNKTGAEFLMPEKVSTIS; this is translated from the coding sequence ATGGGCATGGGAAAAGAAATAAGAAATGCAATTGCAAGAAGAGCTGCCAAAGAAATTGAGCAGGGCATGATCGTTAATTTAGGCATCGGAATCCCTACCTTAGTTGCAGATTATGTAAATGACAGTTCCGTGATGTTCCATGCGGAAAACGGAATTCTCGGCACGGGGCCCAGTCCTGCAGAAGGAGAGGAAAACCCTAACCTATGTAATGCAGGGGGCTTTCCGATCACCGTGGTGAATGGGGCTTCCTATTTTGACAGTGCAACCGCCTTCGCACTTATCCGTAAAGGACTTCTGGATATAACGATACTTGGCGCGCTGGAAGTGAGTGAAAAAGGAGATCTGGCCAACTGGATTGTCCCGGGTAAGCGGGTCCCAGGAATGGGCGGGGCGATTGAGCTGGCGCAAAAAGCGAAAAAGGTTATCATTTTAATGAATCATACGGATAAATACGGTAATCCGAAAATAGTCAAAGAGTGCAGCCTCCCACTCACTTCCGAAAAATGCGTAAATATGATCATAACCGAAATGGCAGTGTTTACCGTAGACGAGAAAGGTCTCATTCTCAGGGAAGTATTTGAGCCTTTTACTGCGGAGGAAGTGAAGAACAAAACAGGAGCAGAATTTTTAATGCCTGAAAAAGTCAGCACTATATCATGA
- the ablB gene encoding putative beta-lysine N-acetyltransferase, producing the protein MKNKWEFDRPNDRIVAYFPAINEAEAGIITTKFFPEEPGKLIIYTSPLDEEKLTNMDFTTEAEMSGFFQGNDAVVMTRYFNKSRAVSKQTEENKQVLKAAGEDTKDLTGFKPEFTVEKVTEADLPALAELFKIVFPVYPTNVFDPDYLKAAMETEYTFFAARDESGKIIGAASAMDSGYGSAEITDCAVLPDYRGKQLLPGIILELEKELLGQGIKHVYSITRAKSFGMNMTVKRLGYHYQGTLTNNCIISTGYEDMNMWTKKLG; encoded by the coding sequence ATGAAAAACAAGTGGGAGTTTGACCGGCCAAATGACCGGATCGTTGCTTATTTTCCAGCTATTAATGAAGCAGAAGCAGGTATCATTACGACTAAGTTTTTTCCTGAAGAACCTGGCAAACTGATTATTTACACCTCACCCCTGGACGAAGAGAAGCTGACAAATATGGATTTCACGACAGAAGCGGAAATGTCTGGTTTCTTTCAGGGAAATGACGCGGTAGTAATGACGAGGTATTTCAATAAGAGCAGGGCTGTCTCGAAGCAAACAGAAGAGAATAAACAAGTACTGAAAGCTGCAGGGGAGGATACAAAGGACCTTACAGGTTTTAAACCGGAGTTTACAGTTGAAAAGGTAACAGAAGCCGATCTGCCGGCACTGGCTGAACTTTTTAAAATAGTATTTCCTGTATATCCTACAAATGTATTTGACCCGGACTACTTAAAAGCTGCCATGGAAACAGAATACACTTTTTTTGCAGCAAGAGACGAGAGCGGGAAAATCATCGGTGCAGCATCCGCTATGGACTCCGGATACGGGAGTGCGGAAATAACTGACTGCGCGGTTCTGCCGGATTACCGCGGAAAGCAGTTACTGCCTGGGATTATCCTTGAGCTTGAAAAAGAGCTTCTGGGTCAGGGGATAAAACACGTATATTCTATCACAAGAGCTAAATCTTTTGGGATGAACATGACTGTGAAAAGACTAGGTTACCATTATCAGGGGACGCTCACGAACAACTGTATTATCTCTACTGGATACGAGGACATGAATATGTGGACAAAAAAACTAGGGTAA
- a CDS encoding YokU family protein: MVCKWCESEEAIVSPESAYWELPDGTRAVEIKEVPSVKCPSCSMVYVEEDLIGEIEEQMMLINTRNLPKEFTFEELMEQPRLLKKNYFNL; this comes from the coding sequence ATGGTATGTAAATGGTGCGAGTCGGAAGAAGCAATTGTTTCGCCCGAATCCGCTTACTGGGAGCTTCCTGACGGGACACGGGCAGTTGAGATCAAAGAAGTGCCTTCAGTTAAATGCCCGTCATGCAGCATGGTATACGTGGAAGAAGATCTTATCGGAGAAATTGAGGAGCAGATGATGCTGATCAATACGAGAAATCTTCCTAAAGAATTTACTTTTGAAGAGTTAATGGAACAGCCAAGGCTGCTGAAGAAAAATTATTTTAATCTGTAA
- the ablA gene encoding lysine 2,3-aminomutase: MKMDLYKPERHWKEIELWEDVTDEQWNDWMWQLTNTIRTLDDLKKVINLTPEEEEGVRISTKTIPLNITPYYASLMNPDDPRCPVRMQSVPISQEIQKTKYDLEDPLFEDEDSPVPGLTHRYPDRVLFLVTNQCSMYCRYCTRRRFSGQIGMGVPKKQLDGAIQYIASNPEIRDVLISGGDGLLINDQILEYVLKNLRAIDHVEIIRIGTRAPVVFPQRITENLCNILKKYHPIWLNTHFNTSLEITEESKKACEMLANAGVPLGNQAVILAGINDSVEIMKKLMHDLVKIRVRPYYIYQCDLSEGIGHFRAPVSKGLEIIEGLRGHTSGYAVPAFVVDAPGGGGKITLQPNYLISQSPDKVVLRNFEGVITSYPEPQNYVPGRADDYFYSYYEKKEQKRVGVSALMNDEKFNLVPEGLNRLDRRKQYEASENHQTLKQQREKRDQMKERKWKKEQERLKEKNTTETPETPEQV, from the coding sequence ATGAAAATGGATTTGTACAAACCTGAACGCCACTGGAAGGAGATAGAATTGTGGGAGGATGTTACGGATGAGCAATGGAACGACTGGATGTGGCAGCTTACTAATACGATCAGGACACTGGACGACCTGAAAAAAGTGATTAATTTAACCCCGGAAGAGGAAGAAGGAGTGCGGATTTCCACAAAAACAATTCCTTTGAATATTACACCTTATTATGCATCCCTGATGAATCCTGACGATCCGCGCTGTCCGGTAAGGATGCAGTCTGTCCCTATATCACAGGAGATACAGAAAACAAAGTATGATCTTGAGGACCCTTTGTTTGAAGATGAAGATTCTCCAGTGCCAGGCTTAACTCACCGTTATCCGGACCGAGTCTTATTCCTGGTAACAAATCAATGCTCCATGTACTGCCGTTACTGTACGAGACGACGTTTTTCAGGGCAAATCGGTATGGGTGTTCCGAAAAAACAACTGGACGGAGCAATTCAGTATATTGCCAGCAACCCTGAAATCAGGGATGTACTCATCTCTGGCGGTGATGGACTGTTAATAAATGACCAGATTCTTGAATATGTACTGAAAAACCTTCGGGCGATAGACCATGTGGAAATCATCCGAATTGGCACGAGAGCCCCTGTCGTGTTCCCACAGCGCATTACAGAAAACCTTTGCAATATATTGAAAAAGTACCACCCGATCTGGCTGAATACACACTTTAATACTTCTCTCGAAATAACCGAAGAATCCAAGAAAGCATGTGAGATGCTTGCGAATGCCGGGGTCCCTCTTGGAAACCAGGCTGTTATACTCGCGGGCATAAATGACAGTGTTGAAATCATGAAAAAATTAATGCATGACCTCGTTAAAATCCGGGTCCGGCCTTACTATATTTATCAGTGCGATTTATCTGAGGGAATCGGCCATTTCCGGGCTCCCGTATCGAAAGGGCTGGAAATCATTGAAGGTTTAAGAGGACACACGTCTGGCTATGCCGTACCTGCTTTCGTAGTCGATGCACCAGGCGGGGGCGGAAAAATTACACTTCAGCCTAATTACCTGATCTCCCAGAGCCCGGATAAAGTTGTGCTCCGGAATTTTGAAGGAGTGATTACTTCTTATCCGGAACCTCAAAACTATGTACCGGGAAGAGCAGATGATTATTTTTACTCTTATTATGAAAAGAAAGAACAAAAACGTGTTGGTGTATCTGCCCTGATGAATGATGAGAAATTCAATCTGGTGCCGGAAGGTTTGAACCGCCTCGACAGACGAAAACAGTATGAAGCAAGCGAAAACCATCAGACGCTTAAGCAGCAGCGGGAAAAACGGGATCAAATGAAAGAAAGAAAATGGAAAAAGGAACAGGAAAGGCTTAAAGAAAAAAATACGACAGAAACACCGGAAACGCCGGAACAGGTATAG